The Athene noctua chromosome 13, bAthNoc1.hap1.1, whole genome shotgun sequence genome has a segment encoding these proteins:
- the TPM1 gene encoding tropomyosin alpha-1 chain isoform X21, whose protein sequence is MDAIKKKMQMLKLDKENALDRAEQAEADKKAAEERSKQLEDDIVQLEKQLHVTEDARDQVLEELHKSEDSLLSAEENAAKAESEVASLNRRIQLVEEELDRAQERLATALQKLEEAEKAADESERGMKVIENRAQKDEEKMEIQEIQLKEAKHIAEEADRKYEEVARKLVIIESDLERAEERAELSESKCAELEEELKTVTNNLKSLEAQAEKYSQKEDKYEEEIKVLTDKLKEAETRAEFAERSVTKLEKSIDDLEDQLYQQLEQNSRLTNELKLALNED, encoded by the exons ATGGATGCCATCAAGAAGAAGATGCAGATGCTGAAGCTGGACAAGGAGAACGCCCTGGACAGAGCCGAGCAAGCCGAAGCGGACAAGAAGGCAGCGGAGGAGAGAAGCAAGCAG TTAGAGGATGACATTGTGCAATTGGAAAAGCAATTGCATGTGACGGAGGATGCAAGGGACCAAGTGCTGGAAGAGCTACACAAGTCTGAGGATAGCCTCCTCTCCGCAGAGGAGAATGCTGCCAAG GCTGAGAGTGAAGTAGCTTCTCTGAACAGACGCATCCAGCTGGTTGAGGAAGAGTTGGATCGGGCTCAGGAGCGTTTGGCTACTGCCCTTcagaagctggaggaggcagagaaggCTGCAGATGAGAGTGAAAG AGGAATGAAGGTCATTGAAAATAGAGCCCAGAAGGATGAAGAGAAGATGGAAATCCAAGAGATCCAGCTTAAAGAAGCTAAGCACATTGCTGAAGAGGCTGACCGCAAGTATGAAGAG GTGGCTCGTAAGCTTGTGATCATTGAGAGTGACCTGGAGCGGGCTGAGGAACGTGCTGAACTATCAGAAAG CAAATGTGCTGAGCTTGAAGAGGAGTTGAAAACTGTGACCAACAACCTGAAGTCGCTGGAGGCTCAGGCTGAGAAG TACTCGCAGAAAGAAGACAAATATGAAGAAGAGATTAAAGTCCTGACTGACAAACTGAAGGAG GCTGAGACCCGTGCTGAATTTGCTGAGAGGTCAGTAACCAAGCTGGAGAAGAGCATTGATGACCTAGAAG ACCAACTCTACCAGCAACTTGAGCAAAACAGTCGCCTAACTAATGAACTAAAGCTGGCATTGAATGAGGATTAA
- the TPM1 gene encoding tropomyosin alpha-1 chain isoform X6: MDAIKKKMQMLKLDKENALDRAEQAEADKKAAEERSKQLEDDIVQLEKQLHVTEDARDQVLEELHKSEDSLLSAEENAAKLEDELVALQKKLKGTEDELDKYSESLKDAQEKLELADKKATDAESEVASLNRRIQLVEEELDRAQERLATALQKLEEAEKAADESERGMKVIENRAQKDEEKMEIQEIQLKEAKHIAEEADRKYEEVARKLVIIESDLERAEERAELSESKCAELEEELKTVTNNLKSLEAQAEKYSQKEDKYEEEIKVLTDKLKEAETRAEFAERSVTKLEKSIDDLEDELYAQKLKYKAISEELDHALNDMTSM; encoded by the exons ATGGATGCCATCAAGAAGAAGATGCAGATGCTGAAGCTGGACAAGGAGAACGCCCTGGACAGAGCCGAGCAAGCCGAAGCGGACAAGAAGGCAGCGGAGGAGAGAAGCAAGCAG TTAGAGGATGACATTGTGCAATTGGAAAAGCAATTGCATGTGACGGAGGATGCAAGGGACCAAGTGCTGGAAGAGCTACACAAGTCTGAGGATAGCCTCCTCTCCGCAGAGGAGAATGCTGCCAAG CTGGAGGACGAGCTGGTGGCTCTACAAAAGAAGCTGAAGGGCACTGAGGATGAGCTGGACAAATACTCCGAGTCCCTTAAAGATGCACAGGAAAAGTTGGAACTGGCTGACAAAAAGGCCACAGAT GCTGAGAGTGAAGTAGCTTCTCTGAACAGACGCATCCAGCTGGTTGAGGAAGAGTTGGATCGGGCTCAGGAGCGTTTGGCTACTGCCCTTcagaagctggaggaggcagagaaggCTGCAGATGAGAGTGAAAG AGGAATGAAGGTCATTGAAAATAGAGCCCAGAAGGATGAAGAGAAGATGGAAATCCAAGAGATCCAGCTTAAAGAAGCTAAGCACATTGCTGAAGAGGCTGACCGCAAGTATGAAGAG GTGGCTCGTAAGCTTGTGATCATTGAGAGTGACCTGGAGCGGGCTGAGGAACGTGCTGAACTATCAGAAAG CAAATGTGCTGAGCTTGAAGAGGAGTTGAAAACTGTGACCAACAACCTGAAGTCGCTGGAGGCTCAGGCTGAGAAG TACTCGCAGAAAGAAGACAAATATGAAGAAGAGATTAAAGTCCTGACTGACAAACTGAAGGAG GCTGAGACCCGTGCTGAATTTGCTGAGAGGTCAGTAACCAAGCTGGAGAAGAGCATTGATGACCTAGAAG ATGAGCTATATGCTCAGAAACTGAAGTACAAAGCCATCAGTGAGGAGCTGGACCACGCTCTCAACGATATGACTTCCATGTAA
- the TPM1 gene encoding tropomyosin alpha-1 chain isoform X7, producing MDAIKKKMQMLKLDKENALDRAEQAEADKKAAEERSKQLEDDIVQLEKQLHVTEDARDQVLEELHKSEDSLLSAEENAAKLEDELVALQKKLKGTEDELDKYSESLKDAQEKLELADKKATDAESEVASLNRRIQLVEEELDRAQERLATALQKLEEAEKAADESERGMKVIENRAQKDEEKMEIQEIQLKEAKHIAEEADRKYEEVARKLVIIESDLERAEERAELSESQVRQLEEQLRIMDQTLKALMAAEDKYSQKEDKYEEEIKVLTDKLKEAETRAEFAERSVTKLEKSIDDLEDELYAQKLKYKAISEELDHALNDMTSM from the exons ATGGATGCCATCAAGAAGAAGATGCAGATGCTGAAGCTGGACAAGGAGAACGCCCTGGACAGAGCCGAGCAAGCCGAAGCGGACAAGAAGGCAGCGGAGGAGAGAAGCAAGCAG TTAGAGGATGACATTGTGCAATTGGAAAAGCAATTGCATGTGACGGAGGATGCAAGGGACCAAGTGCTGGAAGAGCTACACAAGTCTGAGGATAGCCTCCTCTCCGCAGAGGAGAATGCTGCCAAG CTGGAGGACGAGCTGGTGGCTCTACAAAAGAAGCTGAAGGGCACTGAGGATGAGCTGGACAAATACTCCGAGTCCCTTAAAGATGCACAGGAAAAGTTGGAACTGGCTGACAAAAAGGCCACAGAT GCTGAGAGTGAAGTAGCTTCTCTGAACAGACGCATCCAGCTGGTTGAGGAAGAGTTGGATCGGGCTCAGGAGCGTTTGGCTACTGCCCTTcagaagctggaggaggcagagaaggCTGCAGATGAGAGTGAAAG AGGAATGAAGGTCATTGAAAATAGAGCCCAGAAGGATGAAGAGAAGATGGAAATCCAAGAGATCCAGCTTAAAGAAGCTAAGCACATTGCTGAAGAGGCTGACCGCAAGTATGAAGAG GTGGCTCGTAAGCTTGTGATCATTGAGAGTGACCTGGAGCGGGCTGAGGAACGTGCTGAACTATCAGAAAG CCAAGTCCGACAGCTGGAAGAACAGTTAAGAATAATGGATCAAACCTTGAAAGCATTAATGGCTGCAGAGGATAAG TACTCGCAGAAAGAAGACAAATATGAAGAAGAGATTAAAGTCCTGACTGACAAACTGAAGGAG GCTGAGACCCGTGCTGAATTTGCTGAGAGGTCAGTAACCAAGCTGGAGAAGAGCATTGATGACCTAGAAG ATGAGCTATATGCTCAGAAACTGAAGTACAAAGCCATCAGTGAGGAGCTGGACCACGCTCTCAACGATATGACTTCCATGTAA
- the TPM1 gene encoding tropomyosin alpha-1 chain isoform X3, protein MDAIKKKMQMLKLDKENALDRAEQAEADKKAAEERSKQLEDDIVQLEKQLHVTEDARDQVLEELHKSEDSLLSAEENAAKAESEVASLNRRIQLVEEELDRAQERLATALQKLEEAEKAADESERGMKVIENRAQKDEEKMEIQEIQLKEAKHIAEEADRKYEEVARKLVIIESDLERAEERAELSESKCAELEEELKTVTNNLKSLEAQAEKYSQKEDKYEEEIKVLTDKLKEAETRAEFAERSVTKLEKSIDDLEDNFLCFTPPKTSSSGWIKHLSKLWMFHGFIVLSSSLVDSVPLAPVSEHALFVLCCTETLHLSM, encoded by the exons ATGGATGCCATCAAGAAGAAGATGCAGATGCTGAAGCTGGACAAGGAGAACGCCCTGGACAGAGCCGAGCAAGCCGAAGCGGACAAGAAGGCAGCGGAGGAGAGAAGCAAGCAG TTAGAGGATGACATTGTGCAATTGGAAAAGCAATTGCATGTGACGGAGGATGCAAGGGACCAAGTGCTGGAAGAGCTACACAAGTCTGAGGATAGCCTCCTCTCCGCAGAGGAGAATGCTGCCAAG GCTGAGAGTGAAGTAGCTTCTCTGAACAGACGCATCCAGCTGGTTGAGGAAGAGTTGGATCGGGCTCAGGAGCGTTTGGCTACTGCCCTTcagaagctggaggaggcagagaaggCTGCAGATGAGAGTGAAAG AGGAATGAAGGTCATTGAAAATAGAGCCCAGAAGGATGAAGAGAAGATGGAAATCCAAGAGATCCAGCTTAAAGAAGCTAAGCACATTGCTGAAGAGGCTGACCGCAAGTATGAAGAG GTGGCTCGTAAGCTTGTGATCATTGAGAGTGACCTGGAGCGGGCTGAGGAACGTGCTGAACTATCAGAAAG CAAATGTGCTGAGCTTGAAGAGGAGTTGAAAACTGTGACCAACAACCTGAAGTCGCTGGAGGCTCAGGCTGAGAAG TACTCGCAGAAAGAAGACAAATATGAAGAAGAGATTAAAGTCCTGACTGACAAACTGAAGGAG GCTGAGACCCGTGCTGAATTTGCTGAGAGGTCAGTAACCAAGCTGGAGAAGAGCATTGATGACCTAGAAG ataattttctttgcttcactCCTCCAAAGACATCTTCATCGGGTTGGATAAAACATCTTTCCAAGCTTTGGATGTTTCATGGGTTCATTGTCCTGTCTTCTAGCTTAGTTGACTCTGTTCCTCTAGCACCTGTCTCAGAACATGCTCTGTTTGTGCTCTGCTGTACAGAAACTCTACATCTCTCAATGTAA
- the TPM1 gene encoding tropomyosin alpha-1 chain isoform X20 gives MDAIKKKMQMLKLDKENALDRAEQAEADKKAAEERSKQLEDELVALQKKLKGTEDELDKYSESLKDAQEKLELADKKATDAESEVASLNRRIQLVEEELDRAQERLATALQKLEEAEKAADESERGMKVIENRAQKDEEKMEIQEIQLKEAKHIAEEADRKYEEVARKLVIIESDLERAEERAELSESKCAELEEELKTVTNNLKSLEAQAEKYSQKEDKYEEEIKVLTDKLKEAETRAEFAERSVTKLEKSIDDLEDQLYQQLEQNSRLTNELKLALNED, from the exons ATGGATGCCATCAAGAAGAAGATGCAGATGCTGAAGCTGGACAAGGAGAACGCCCTGGACAGAGCCGAGCAAGCCGAAGCGGACAAGAAGGCAGCGGAGGAGAGAAGCAAGCAG CTGGAGGACGAGCTGGTGGCTCTACAAAAGAAGCTGAAGGGCACTGAGGATGAGCTGGACAAATACTCCGAGTCCCTTAAAGATGCACAGGAAAAGTTGGAACTGGCTGACAAAAAGGCCACAGAT GCTGAGAGTGAAGTAGCTTCTCTGAACAGACGCATCCAGCTGGTTGAGGAAGAGTTGGATCGGGCTCAGGAGCGTTTGGCTACTGCCCTTcagaagctggaggaggcagagaaggCTGCAGATGAGAGTGAAAG AGGAATGAAGGTCATTGAAAATAGAGCCCAGAAGGATGAAGAGAAGATGGAAATCCAAGAGATCCAGCTTAAAGAAGCTAAGCACATTGCTGAAGAGGCTGACCGCAAGTATGAAGAG GTGGCTCGTAAGCTTGTGATCATTGAGAGTGACCTGGAGCGGGCTGAGGAACGTGCTGAACTATCAGAAAG CAAATGTGCTGAGCTTGAAGAGGAGTTGAAAACTGTGACCAACAACCTGAAGTCGCTGGAGGCTCAGGCTGAGAAG TACTCGCAGAAAGAAGACAAATATGAAGAAGAGATTAAAGTCCTGACTGACAAACTGAAGGAG GCTGAGACCCGTGCTGAATTTGCTGAGAGGTCAGTAACCAAGCTGGAGAAGAGCATTGATGACCTAGAAG ACCAACTCTACCAGCAACTTGAGCAAAACAGTCGCCTAACTAATGAACTAAAGCTGGCATTGAATGAGGATTAA
- the TPM1 gene encoding tropomyosin alpha-1 chain isoform X4: protein MDAIKKKMQMLKLDKENALDRAEQAEADKKAAEERSKQLEDELVALQKKLKGTEDELDKYSESLKDAQEKLELADKKATDAESEVASLNRRIQLVEEELDRAQERLATALQKLEEAEKAADESERGMKVIENRAQKDEEKMEIQEIQLKEAKHIAEEADRKYEEVARKLVIIESDLERAEERAELSESQVRQLEEQLRIMDQTLKALMAAEDKYSQKEDKYEEEIKVLTDKLKEAETRAEFAERSVTKLEKSIDDLEDNFLCFTPPKTSSSGWIKHLSKLWMFHGFIVLSSSLVDSVPLAPVSEHALFVLCCTETLHLSM, encoded by the exons ATGGATGCCATCAAGAAGAAGATGCAGATGCTGAAGCTGGACAAGGAGAACGCCCTGGACAGAGCCGAGCAAGCCGAAGCGGACAAGAAGGCAGCGGAGGAGAGAAGCAAGCAG CTGGAGGACGAGCTGGTGGCTCTACAAAAGAAGCTGAAGGGCACTGAGGATGAGCTGGACAAATACTCCGAGTCCCTTAAAGATGCACAGGAAAAGTTGGAACTGGCTGACAAAAAGGCCACAGAT GCTGAGAGTGAAGTAGCTTCTCTGAACAGACGCATCCAGCTGGTTGAGGAAGAGTTGGATCGGGCTCAGGAGCGTTTGGCTACTGCCCTTcagaagctggaggaggcagagaaggCTGCAGATGAGAGTGAAAG AGGAATGAAGGTCATTGAAAATAGAGCCCAGAAGGATGAAGAGAAGATGGAAATCCAAGAGATCCAGCTTAAAGAAGCTAAGCACATTGCTGAAGAGGCTGACCGCAAGTATGAAGAG GTGGCTCGTAAGCTTGTGATCATTGAGAGTGACCTGGAGCGGGCTGAGGAACGTGCTGAACTATCAGAAAG CCAAGTCCGACAGCTGGAAGAACAGTTAAGAATAATGGATCAAACCTTGAAAGCATTAATGGCTGCAGAGGATAAG TACTCGCAGAAAGAAGACAAATATGAAGAAGAGATTAAAGTCCTGACTGACAAACTGAAGGAG GCTGAGACCCGTGCTGAATTTGCTGAGAGGTCAGTAACCAAGCTGGAGAAGAGCATTGATGACCTAGAAG ataattttctttgcttcactCCTCCAAAGACATCTTCATCGGGTTGGATAAAACATCTTTCCAAGCTTTGGATGTTTCATGGGTTCATTGTCCTGTCTTCTAGCTTAGTTGACTCTGTTCCTCTAGCACCTGTCTCAGAACATGCTCTGTTTGTGCTCTGCTGTACAGAAACTCTACATCTCTCAATGTAA
- the TPM1 gene encoding tropomyosin alpha-1 chain isoform X27, with product MAAMSSLEAVRRKIRSLQEQADAAEERAGRLQREVDQERALREEAESEVASLNRRIQLVEEELDRAQERLATALQKLEEAEKAADESERGMKVIENRAQKDEEKMEIQEIQLKEAKHIAEEADRKYEEVARKLVIIESDLERAEERAELSESQVRQLEEQLRIMDQTLKALMAAEDKYSQKEDKYEEEIKVLTDKLKEAETRAEFAERSVTKLEKSIDDLEDELYAQKLKYKAISEELDHALNDMTSI from the exons ATGGCGGCGATGAGCTCGCTGGAGGCCGTGCGGAGGAAGATCCGGAGCCTGCAGGAGCAGGCGGACGCAGCCGAGGAGCGGGCGGGCCGGCTGCAGCGGGAGGTGGACCAGGAGCGGGCCCTGCGGGAGGAG GCTGAGAGTGAAGTAGCTTCTCTGAACAGACGCATCCAGCTGGTTGAGGAAGAGTTGGATCGGGCTCAGGAGCGTTTGGCTACTGCCCTTcagaagctggaggaggcagagaaggCTGCAGATGAGAGTGAAAG AGGAATGAAGGTCATTGAAAATAGAGCCCAGAAGGATGAAGAGAAGATGGAAATCCAAGAGATCCAGCTTAAAGAAGCTAAGCACATTGCTGAAGAGGCTGACCGCAAGTATGAAGAG GTGGCTCGTAAGCTTGTGATCATTGAGAGTGACCTGGAGCGGGCTGAGGAACGTGCTGAACTATCAGAAAG CCAAGTCCGACAGCTGGAAGAACAGTTAAGAATAATGGATCAAACCTTGAAAGCATTAATGGCTGCAGAGGATAAG TACTCGCAGAAAGAAGACAAATATGAAGAAGAGATTAAAGTCCTGACTGACAAACTGAAGGAG GCTGAGACCCGTGCTGAATTTGCTGAGAGGTCAGTAACCAAGCTGGAGAAGAGCATTGATGACCTAGAAG ATGAGCTATATGCTCAGAAACTGAAGTACAAAGCCATCAGTGAGGAGCTGGACCACGCTCTCAACGATATGACTTCCAT ataa
- the TPM1 gene encoding tropomyosin alpha-1 chain isoform X9 — MDAIKKKMQMLKLDKENALDRAEQAEADKKAAEERSKQLEDELVALQKKLKGTEDELDKYSESLKDAQEKLELADKKATDAESEVASLNRRIQLVEEELDRAQERLATALQKLEEAEKAADESERGMKVIENRAQKDEEKMEIQEIQLKEAKHIAEEADRKYEEVARKLVIIESDLERAEERAELSESKCAELEEELKTVTNNLKSLEAQAEKYSQKEDKYEEEIKVLTDKLKEAETRAEFAERSVTKLEKSIDDLEEKVAHAKEENLSMHQMLDQTLLELNNM; from the exons ATGGATGCCATCAAGAAGAAGATGCAGATGCTGAAGCTGGACAAGGAGAACGCCCTGGACAGAGCCGAGCAAGCCGAAGCGGACAAGAAGGCAGCGGAGGAGAGAAGCAAGCAG CTGGAGGACGAGCTGGTGGCTCTACAAAAGAAGCTGAAGGGCACTGAGGATGAGCTGGACAAATACTCCGAGTCCCTTAAAGATGCACAGGAAAAGTTGGAACTGGCTGACAAAAAGGCCACAGAT GCTGAGAGTGAAGTAGCTTCTCTGAACAGACGCATCCAGCTGGTTGAGGAAGAGTTGGATCGGGCTCAGGAGCGTTTGGCTACTGCCCTTcagaagctggaggaggcagagaaggCTGCAGATGAGAGTGAAAG AGGAATGAAGGTCATTGAAAATAGAGCCCAGAAGGATGAAGAGAAGATGGAAATCCAAGAGATCCAGCTTAAAGAAGCTAAGCACATTGCTGAAGAGGCTGACCGCAAGTATGAAGAG GTGGCTCGTAAGCTTGTGATCATTGAGAGTGACCTGGAGCGGGCTGAGGAACGTGCTGAACTATCAGAAAG CAAATGTGCTGAGCTTGAAGAGGAGTTGAAAACTGTGACCAACAACCTGAAGTCGCTGGAGGCTCAGGCTGAGAAG TACTCGCAGAAAGAAGACAAATATGAAGAAGAGATTAAAGTCCTGACTGACAAACTGAAGGAG GCTGAGACCCGTGCTGAATTTGCTGAGAGGTCAGTAACCAAGCTGGAGAAGAGCATTGATGACCTAGAAG AGAAAGTGGCGCATGCCAAAGAAGAAAACCTTAGTATGCATCAGATGCTGGATCAAACTTTACTGGAGTTAAACAACATGTGA
- the TPM1 gene encoding tropomyosin alpha-1 chain isoform X14, which translates to MDAIKKKMQMLKLDKENALDRAEQAEADKKAAEERSKQLEDDIVQLEKQLHVTEDARDQVLEELHKSEDSLLSAEENAAKAESEVASLNRRIQLVEEELDRAQERLATALQKLEEAEKAADESERGMKVIENRAQKDEEKMEIQEIQLKEAKHIAEEADRKYEEVARKLVIIESDLERAEERAELSESKCAELEEELKTVTNNLKSLEAQAEKYSQKEDKYEEEIKVLTDKLKEAETRAEFAERSVTKLEKSIDDLEDELYAQKLKYKAISEELDHALNDMTSM; encoded by the exons ATGGATGCCATCAAGAAGAAGATGCAGATGCTGAAGCTGGACAAGGAGAACGCCCTGGACAGAGCCGAGCAAGCCGAAGCGGACAAGAAGGCAGCGGAGGAGAGAAGCAAGCAG TTAGAGGATGACATTGTGCAATTGGAAAAGCAATTGCATGTGACGGAGGATGCAAGGGACCAAGTGCTGGAAGAGCTACACAAGTCTGAGGATAGCCTCCTCTCCGCAGAGGAGAATGCTGCCAAG GCTGAGAGTGAAGTAGCTTCTCTGAACAGACGCATCCAGCTGGTTGAGGAAGAGTTGGATCGGGCTCAGGAGCGTTTGGCTACTGCCCTTcagaagctggaggaggcagagaaggCTGCAGATGAGAGTGAAAG AGGAATGAAGGTCATTGAAAATAGAGCCCAGAAGGATGAAGAGAAGATGGAAATCCAAGAGATCCAGCTTAAAGAAGCTAAGCACATTGCTGAAGAGGCTGACCGCAAGTATGAAGAG GTGGCTCGTAAGCTTGTGATCATTGAGAGTGACCTGGAGCGGGCTGAGGAACGTGCTGAACTATCAGAAAG CAAATGTGCTGAGCTTGAAGAGGAGTTGAAAACTGTGACCAACAACCTGAAGTCGCTGGAGGCTCAGGCTGAGAAG TACTCGCAGAAAGAAGACAAATATGAAGAAGAGATTAAAGTCCTGACTGACAAACTGAAGGAG GCTGAGACCCGTGCTGAATTTGCTGAGAGGTCAGTAACCAAGCTGGAGAAGAGCATTGATGACCTAGAAG ATGAGCTATATGCTCAGAAACTGAAGTACAAAGCCATCAGTGAGGAGCTGGACCACGCTCTCAACGATATGACTTCCATGTAA
- the TPM1 gene encoding tropomyosin alpha-1 chain isoform X23: MDAIKKKMQMLKLDKENALDRAEQAEADKKAAEERSKQLEDDIVQLEKQLHVTEDARDQVLEELHKSEDSLLSAEENAAKAESEVASLNRRIQLVEEELDRAQERLATALQKLEEAEKAADESERGMKVIENRAQKDEEKMEIQEIQLKEAKHIAEEADRKYEEVARKLVIIESDLERAEERAELSESQVRQLEEQLRIMDQTLKALMAAEDKYSQKEDKYEEEIKVLTDKLKEAETRAEFAERSVTKLEKSIDDLEDQLYQQLEQNSRLTNELKLALNED, from the exons ATGGATGCCATCAAGAAGAAGATGCAGATGCTGAAGCTGGACAAGGAGAACGCCCTGGACAGAGCCGAGCAAGCCGAAGCGGACAAGAAGGCAGCGGAGGAGAGAAGCAAGCAG TTAGAGGATGACATTGTGCAATTGGAAAAGCAATTGCATGTGACGGAGGATGCAAGGGACCAAGTGCTGGAAGAGCTACACAAGTCTGAGGATAGCCTCCTCTCCGCAGAGGAGAATGCTGCCAAG GCTGAGAGTGAAGTAGCTTCTCTGAACAGACGCATCCAGCTGGTTGAGGAAGAGTTGGATCGGGCTCAGGAGCGTTTGGCTACTGCCCTTcagaagctggaggaggcagagaaggCTGCAGATGAGAGTGAAAG AGGAATGAAGGTCATTGAAAATAGAGCCCAGAAGGATGAAGAGAAGATGGAAATCCAAGAGATCCAGCTTAAAGAAGCTAAGCACATTGCTGAAGAGGCTGACCGCAAGTATGAAGAG GTGGCTCGTAAGCTTGTGATCATTGAGAGTGACCTGGAGCGGGCTGAGGAACGTGCTGAACTATCAGAAAG CCAAGTCCGACAGCTGGAAGAACAGTTAAGAATAATGGATCAAACCTTGAAAGCATTAATGGCTGCAGAGGATAAG TACTCGCAGAAAGAAGACAAATATGAAGAAGAGATTAAAGTCCTGACTGACAAACTGAAGGAG GCTGAGACCCGTGCTGAATTTGCTGAGAGGTCAGTAACCAAGCTGGAGAAGAGCATTGATGACCTAGAAG ACCAACTCTACCAGCAACTTGAGCAAAACAGTCGCCTAACTAATGAACTAAAGCTGGCATTGAATGAGGATTAA
- the TPM1 gene encoding tropomyosin alpha-1 chain isoform X29 — MAAMSSLEAVRRKIRSLQEQADAAEERAGRLQREVDQERALREEAESEVASLNRRIQLVEEELDRAQERLATALQKLEEAEKAADESERGMKVIENRAQKDEEKMEIQEIQLKEAKHIAEEADRKYEEVARKLVIIESDLERAEERAELSESQVRQLEEQLRIMDQTLKALMAAEDKYSQKEDKYEEEIKVLTDKLKEAETRAEFAERSVTKLEKSIDDLEDQLYQQLEQNSRLTNELKLALNED; from the exons ATGGCGGCGATGAGCTCGCTGGAGGCCGTGCGGAGGAAGATCCGGAGCCTGCAGGAGCAGGCGGACGCAGCCGAGGAGCGGGCGGGCCGGCTGCAGCGGGAGGTGGACCAGGAGCGGGCCCTGCGGGAGGAG GCTGAGAGTGAAGTAGCTTCTCTGAACAGACGCATCCAGCTGGTTGAGGAAGAGTTGGATCGGGCTCAGGAGCGTTTGGCTACTGCCCTTcagaagctggaggaggcagagaaggCTGCAGATGAGAGTGAAAG AGGAATGAAGGTCATTGAAAATAGAGCCCAGAAGGATGAAGAGAAGATGGAAATCCAAGAGATCCAGCTTAAAGAAGCTAAGCACATTGCTGAAGAGGCTGACCGCAAGTATGAAGAG GTGGCTCGTAAGCTTGTGATCATTGAGAGTGACCTGGAGCGGGCTGAGGAACGTGCTGAACTATCAGAAAG CCAAGTCCGACAGCTGGAAGAACAGTTAAGAATAATGGATCAAACCTTGAAAGCATTAATGGCTGCAGAGGATAAG TACTCGCAGAAAGAAGACAAATATGAAGAAGAGATTAAAGTCCTGACTGACAAACTGAAGGAG GCTGAGACCCGTGCTGAATTTGCTGAGAGGTCAGTAACCAAGCTGGAGAAGAGCATTGATGACCTAGAAG ACCAACTCTACCAGCAACTTGAGCAAAACAGTCGCCTAACTAATGAACTAAAGCTGGCATTGAATGAGGATTAA
- the TPM1 gene encoding tropomyosin alpha-1 chain isoform X19, translating to MDAIKKKMQMLKLDKENALDRAEQAEADKKAAEERSKQLEDDIVQLEKQLHVTEDARDQVLEELHKSEDSLLSAEENAAKAESEVASLNRRIQLVEEELDRAQERLATALQKLEEAEKAADESERGMKVIENRAQKDEEKMEIQEIQLKEAKHIAEEADRKYEEVARKLVIIESDLERAEERAELSESQVRQLEEQLRIMDQTLKALMAAEDKYSQKEDKYEEEIKVLTDKLKEAETRAEFAERSVTKLEKSIDDLEDELYAQKLKYKAISEELDHALNDMTSM from the exons ATGGATGCCATCAAGAAGAAGATGCAGATGCTGAAGCTGGACAAGGAGAACGCCCTGGACAGAGCCGAGCAAGCCGAAGCGGACAAGAAGGCAGCGGAGGAGAGAAGCAAGCAG TTAGAGGATGACATTGTGCAATTGGAAAAGCAATTGCATGTGACGGAGGATGCAAGGGACCAAGTGCTGGAAGAGCTACACAAGTCTGAGGATAGCCTCCTCTCCGCAGAGGAGAATGCTGCCAAG GCTGAGAGTGAAGTAGCTTCTCTGAACAGACGCATCCAGCTGGTTGAGGAAGAGTTGGATCGGGCTCAGGAGCGTTTGGCTACTGCCCTTcagaagctggaggaggcagagaaggCTGCAGATGAGAGTGAAAG AGGAATGAAGGTCATTGAAAATAGAGCCCAGAAGGATGAAGAGAAGATGGAAATCCAAGAGATCCAGCTTAAAGAAGCTAAGCACATTGCTGAAGAGGCTGACCGCAAGTATGAAGAG GTGGCTCGTAAGCTTGTGATCATTGAGAGTGACCTGGAGCGGGCTGAGGAACGTGCTGAACTATCAGAAAG CCAAGTCCGACAGCTGGAAGAACAGTTAAGAATAATGGATCAAACCTTGAAAGCATTAATGGCTGCAGAGGATAAG TACTCGCAGAAAGAAGACAAATATGAAGAAGAGATTAAAGTCCTGACTGACAAACTGAAGGAG GCTGAGACCCGTGCTGAATTTGCTGAGAGGTCAGTAACCAAGCTGGAGAAGAGCATTGATGACCTAGAAG ATGAGCTATATGCTCAGAAACTGAAGTACAAAGCCATCAGTGAGGAGCTGGACCACGCTCTCAACGATATGACTTCCATGTAA